The following is a genomic window from Helicobacter sp. MIT 21-1697.
ATGGAGGGTGTCAAAAAGGGATTTGCAAAGCTTGTAGGCACAAAGAGCAGTGTGATTATCAAAGAAGCAAGCAATGTGCTTTCTCAAGGATATAGAATAGAGGGTGTAAATCCCTATGGAGATGGAAGAGCAAGTCAAAAAATTGAGAAAATTATAAGGAGATTTTTAAATGGATAAATTAGTCAGTGTTGTGTTGCCTACTTTTAATGGAGAGGAATTTATTGAGCAAAGCATAGAAAGCGTGTTAAACCAGAGCTATAAAAATTTAGAACTCATTATCGTCAATGATTGCTCTAGCGATAGCACACCTTACATTATAGAAGAGTTTGCAAAAACAGATTCTAGAATTAAAATCATCCACAACAAGAGCAATCAAAAACTACCAAAGTCTTTGAATATAGGATTTAACGAAGCAAATGGAGAGTATTGGACTTGGACTTCTGATGATAATTATTATTTGGATAATGCGATTGAGGAAATGGTGGCTTACCTTGAGGAAAATCCAAATAAAGTGCTTGTCTGCACAGATTTTACTAATGTTCATATTGATACAAATGGCAACAGCAGTGAAAGCGAATTTGTAGTGAGTGAAAAAATAGAGGATTTGATTTATTGGGATAGTGTGGGCGCGTGTTTTTTATATAGAGCAGAAGTAGCAAGGTCCATAGGAGGATATGATGAATCTTGCTTTAAAGTGGAGGATTATGAGTATTGGTTGAGAATGGGACTTGAAGGTGAATTTGGCACAATTCACAAAAATTTGTATGCTTACAGGTTGCGCCCTCAGAGTTTAACAGGCACACAAAAATTATATGAAGTTGC
Proteins encoded in this region:
- a CDS encoding glycosyltransferase family 2 protein, whose product is MDKLVSVVLPTFNGEEFIEQSIESVLNQSYKNLELIIVNDCSSDSTPYIIEEFAKTDSRIKIIHNKSNQKLPKSLNIGFNEANGEYWTWTSDDNYYLDNAIEEMVAYLEENPNKVLVCTDFTNVHIDTNGNSSESEFVVSEKIEDLIYWDSVGACFLYRAEVARSIGGYDESCFKVEDYEYWLRMGLEGEFGTIHKNLYAYRLRPQSLTGTQKLYEVAGKTERLLLKYLPLYLKKYPNLDLKLKCKLRLCFINGEDYKLKELWEKCSLREKRDFYIYLRTCYVSLKDEKYREAIAQISLFYRFKFWIWLLSRKHKLEQS